The Methanosarcina acetivorans C2A genome includes the window CCATGCTTTCCTTTCTTCATAATCCGGAAGGATTTTCTGCACCTCATTCCAGAAAGCCTTTGAGTGGTCTTTATACTTTGTATGGCAGAGTTCGTGGACAACCACATAGTCAATTATGGACATTTTAGCCATAATAACCCGCCAGTTGAATCTCAACTGATTTGTCTTCGAACAGTTTCCCCACTTGTTTTTCAGGGTCTGGATCTTTATCAGAGAAGGCTTATCATCAAAATACAGCAGATACTTTCTGGCCCTCTGTTTGAGAACCTTTTCCGCTTTTTCGTGGTAGAAATTGATGAAAAGGGGTTGTATGATTCGAGGATAGTCATATTCAGGAACATTTGCAGGCACATAAGCCATGAACTTGCTGTGAGTAAAGGTCAAGACCCCCTTTATAATCAATTATATCGGATATTTTAGTTAACCCTTTAATTTCCCACTCTTCCGGAATCACTCCCAGTTCCGTTTTCTTATCCCCATTCGCACTTCAGCGTTTTTATTTTCCATCTGCAAGCCTCTTTTCCTGTTCTATCAATTCCCTTTCTCTGGTAAGTTCTTTCTTCAATTCTTCCTCGCTTGGCAGGTAAAGTTTGTATTTTGAGGCAAAAAGGGTCTTGCTTTCGTTAAG containing:
- a CDS encoding M48 family metallopeptidase, giving the protein MTFTHSKFMAYVPANVPEYDYPRIIQPLFINFYHEKAEKVLKQRARKYLLYFDDKPSLIKIQTLKNKWGNCSKTNQLRFNWRVIMAKMSIIDYVVVHELCHTKYKDHSKAFWNEVQKILPDYEERKAWLRVHGDLLKI